In Mus musculus strain NOD/MrkTac chromosome 4 genomic contig, GRCm38.p6 alternate locus group NOD/MrkTac MMCHR4_NOD_IDD9_2, the sequence AATCTAGAACATTTGCTTCCTAGCAGGGACTTAGAGCCAGGAGCTGCTGCAGCTGGAGACAGGACTTGGCGCCAAGCATCCACCAGCATCCGCCGGGTGTTTTAGACCCAGAAGGTTGAGGACTGAGATCTCCAAACCCTTGGAGGAGGAAGTACAAGTGTAAATGGGGGAAGAACCAGCCAGCCTTGTTGGCTGGCTCGATTTTCAAAGCTCTTCCTccaagctcacaactgcctttctCGTAAAACTGTCACTTCTGTTTGCAAAACAAGAAACTAAGGCTCCTAGCAGTATCATCTGCCTGGCATCACACACCTGATGTGGGACCACAGTAAGGAAGCATCAGCCAGCTCCCAGCTAGAACTGCCTACAGCGATATACGCCAGATAGAAAACATTCCTGGGCAGTCACCAGAGTCCAAATTAAAAGAGGGATCAGTTTTATAAACTGCCTGACCTTTCAAGAGGAAGAATTCACTCTTGTGAAGCCTGGCCTTACTCTTTTGGAACCTGTTTCCTGTTTGTTTCATCAAATTGCTAGAACTTGAGCCCAATCCAAGTTTCGTGTAGGGTGGCCTGTTTCTTTAAGCAAgaggtggtggctgctgcccagATGTTGCCTCTAGTATTTCTAGTACGTGCTCCACGTGCAATGGACTGTTAAAGGCACAGGACTCCAATTTAATAGGAAACTGCTGGACAACTTCAGGATGGGAAGTTgtccgcacacacacacacaaacatgcatgcggTTTCCTCCTGTCATCCATTAAaaagtggagctggagagatggttcagcagttaagagactgGCAACTCACacgtgcctgtaactccagggatCCCATACCATCTTCTGACTTGGACATACAACAATGTGCACAtacaggagtcagctctctccttctaccacatagGTCCTAGGTACAGAACTTAGGTCATCACACTTGCTGGCgaatgcttttacctgctgagccatcttgccattagatttttattttaactttaaggTTCTGGGAAATCACTAGTGCTAGAGGAATATTCTGTTCTGAGCTAATAGTCTGCTAGAAAAAAAAGTGtggttgttttagtttgttttgaaatatggtctcactgtgtagacaggctagccttgaacttagtaaaatctacctgcctctgcctcttgaagaGTCAGATTAAAGATATGTGTACAACAACTGGCTAAAATGTGCTACTGAGCTctggggtgtttgtttgcttgcttgcttgcttgcttgctttagtttttctttttctttctttttttttttacactgtagctgtcttcagacattccagaaaaccgcatcagatttcattacggatcccaccatgtggttgctgggatttgaactcaggacctttggaagagcagtcggtgctcttaaccgctgagccatctcaccagcccgctttagtttttcaagacagggtttctctgtgtagtcctggctgtcctggaactctgtagaccaggctggtctccaactctgAGATCTACCTGCCCTGCCTCTTAAATGCTAAGACTaacagcatgtgccaccactgctgggctctTAGCATTCATTTTtgtgtgaaaataaaaatgggtAAAAAGCTGGACAAATGCCTTTGATTCTAGGGACTGGGGATGCTGAGAAAGGATCTTTTGGGCCTAGGAATTGTTTGAAGTCCAGTCTGGACAACAAAagaaagattctgtctcaaagataaataaaaataaaaatcaaatcaaaacaggACGAGCATTCTTCCAATGCGACACTGGCTTGCCACCTCAGCATACAGTTTTCTGTCTGCCTACAGCCCACTAGAAGCCACCTCAAGTGACCGTTCAATTGTCAACTGTGAATTTGCAACAGCCCGTCTGGCTCTGGATTGCCCAGAATCCAAAGTGAAAACAATCGCCCACTGTCTACCTAGAATTCAAAGTGGAAACAACCACCCCACTGTCTGCTCCAGTGCTCCCGATGAATTCCGCCCCCCTCGCCCTTCCCCCCATATGGATGCTCCGGGTCTTGTCAAAGTATGAGATCTTAATGTTTCGCGTTATTTAATGAGTTAAAACTCAAGATTGACATCAAGAAAACTACTTGCTGTGTTCAAGAAACAGGCTGGATTTATGTCCCACTCTGGTGTACTCGCAGCCAGGCAGGTTTGAAACGCTGCCAACAAAATATTTCCTAGGAAATAATTTTTCAGTGGctacccttcctcctcctcttccttccctcctccctccacttcattcctccctgtctccttcccttctttctttccttccatttacccctatgtcttttcttcattcagtTAAATATAGTTTACAGAAACAGTACGttcttattttttaactttagGGCTGTTGAAACCATCAGCAGCAAACGAGGCGCAGCACATGTTGGGTTTGGCTTGCtctctgactttcttttcttgctctcttttttccaACAAGCCGTTTGGACTCCTGCCCACactcttcccttccccaccccgcCCCTCACTCCAGGCCCCGCCCCCAAGGAGACCCCGCCCCCTCTCCAAATCCCGCCCCTGGCCGCTTTTCCACCTTGTCGCAAAAGACTCAGCGACGCCTTACGGCTGGTGGCGTTTGACGTCTAGGAGGCaaccaagaagaaggaggaagcagTGAAGGTGGCTGCTGGGGTGGCTGCGGCGGGCGTCGAGGAGGGCGCGGCGACGCGGCCCGGGGAGTGAGCGGCGGCGGCCGGGCGGGCAGGTTGGGCGGCGGGCCCGATGTGGCTGCAGCAGCGCCTGAAGGGGCTGCCGGGGCTGCTGTCGAGCAGCTGGGCCCGCCGCCTCCTCTGCCTGCTCGGCCTCTTGGTGCTGCTCCTGTGGTTCGCGAGCTCCGGGGCGCGGCGGGCGGCGGGCGGCCTGCACCTGCCGTCCTGGGCCCGCAGCGAGCCGGGCGCCGCCGAGCCGTCTGCCTGCCTGGAGGCGGCCACCCGCGCGTGGCGCGGCCTGCGTGATCGCGGCGAGGCGGTGCCGCTTGGCCCCGGGGTGCCAGCCCTGGTGGCCAACGGCTTCCTGGCTCTGGACGCCTCCAACAACCGGCTGTGGGTGACGCCCGGAGAGCGGGAGCCTGCCGTGACGCCGGACTTCGTGCCCTTCGTGCAGCTACGCCCGCTGAATGTGGTGGCCGAGGCCGGAGAGGCGGTGCTGCTTCTGCGGGAGGGCCTGCTGCGCCGAGTGCGCTGCCTGCAGCTGGGGACCCCGGGCTCGGGCCCTGCCGCTGGTGTCCCCGGGCCCGCCTCGGCCTCCGGGCTCTCCGCGGGGTCGGGCCGGGACTGCGTGCTACTGCAGGAGGACTTCCTGGCGCACCGAGGCCGACCCCACGTCTATCTGCAGCGCATCCAGCTCAACAATCCCACGGAGCGCGTGGCCGCGTTGCAGACTGTGGGGCCCACCGCAGGCCCAGTCCCCAAATCCTTCACCAGCACCCTGGAGAAGGTCGGAGATCACCAGTTTCTCCTCTACTCGGGCCGGTCCACACCCCTTCCATCGGGGCTGGTGCACTTGGTCGTGGTGACCTCTAAGAAGTTAGTGAACAGGCTCCAGGTGGCTCCCAAGACACAGCTGGACGAGACGGTGCTGTGGGTGGTGCACATCTCAGGTCCCATCCACCCCCAGGTGCTCAAAAGCAAAGGAGCCAAGGAGCTCAAGGCGCTGCAGGACTTAGCACGGAAGGAGATGCTGGAGCTGTTGGAGATGCCCGCCTCGGAACTGCTTCAGGATCACCAGTACCTCTGGGCCCAGCTCTTCAGTCCTGGTGAGGCCTCGGTGTGGGCTTGGTGCCCAGCCACCACTTGACATCCGTGTGTATACTGTCCACTTTAGTGGTGTCCCCCCATGCTCGGTGGTGGTCACACAGAGGGTTGCAACTTGGCCTTGATGTTCAACAGTTGGCTCTTCTTAAACACTTTGAAGCTATATGATCTTGGCTCTGTGGTCTTAGCTTTTTGAGCCATAACAGTAAGTTTTATAAGGTTTTAGTGGAGGTTTGAGTGTACACGTTCAGTTTTATTGTCTGTTCTTGGCCTTGAGGCCTGACCTGAGCTGGTGGAGGGGTTTGTTTTGTGACTTCAGCttctgacatttgagagtaagatTCACCTTGCCACTGTAGTGGCAGTGCTAATTAATGCCAGAATGCTGGAGACTTCCTCCAGTGCGTGAATGTGCAGGCAAAGTGAaaactttcttaaaaaaaaaacaaaaaacaaaaacctcttatttattctttggaaATGAAAACCTTTCCTGTCAActgtttaagaaaagaaatacaatcCACAGTCAGTACTGAGTTTTGGTTTTCAGGGTTACAGTTACCATCACTCCCCTATGGTTGTGCAGAGAGAGTTTTGTTCAGTCAAGAGGTATCTccctggccgggcagtggtgccttatgcctttaatctcagcacttgggaggcagaggcagttggaacactgtctcaaaaaaaaaaaaaaaaaacaaaaaaaaaaagtagctgtaggccaggctggcctcaaactcagaaatccacctgcttctgcctcccaagtgctgggtttaaaggcgtgcgccaccactgcccggctggcaaGCAAGTTTTATCCACGAAGTGCTTGCTTTAGTCTGGTTTGGGAGAAGACAGGGACATGAACATTTTAAGAGGGACAACTCTGGAAAGCTCTGTGAAGAAGACTGGATTGTGTAGTACTGGCGAGGGCATGGGGTGGGAGGGCCACCCCTCTGCTCCCTGGTGTAGAGACACTCAGTTAGGCCTGAGTGGCAAGAAGCAGCCAGTCATGTGACCAGAAAGAGGGCATTCAAGGCTGGAGACTGCCCTAAGCAGGTTAAGCCTGGTGCTGAGCAGGATCAGGGCGGTGTGAACTTGAAGCCTTGAGGAAGGACCAGGAGTTTATTCTGAGATGGGAGAATGGGAATGAGCAGAGTATGCACTAAGGGGAAATAGGTACATAGACAGGGCAAGGGGGTCT encodes:
- the 2510039O18Rik gene encoding uncharacterized protein KIAA2013 precursor gives rise to the protein MWLQQRLKGLPGLLSSSWARRLLCLLGLLVLLLWFASSGARRAAGGLHLPSWARSEPGAAEPSACLEAATRAWRGLRDRGEAVPLGPGVPALVANGFLALDASNNRLWVTPGEREPAVTPDFVPFVQLRPLNVVAEAGEAVLLLREGLLRRVRCLQLGTPGSGPAAGVPGPASASGLSAGSGRDCVLLQEDFLAHRGRPHVYLQRIQLNNPTERVAALQTVGPTAGPVPKSFTSTLEKVGDHQFLLYSGRSTPLPSGLVHLVVVTSKKLVNRLQVAPKTQLDETVLWVVHISGPIHPQVLKSKGAKELKALQDLARKEMLELLEMPASELLQDHQYLWAQLFSPGVEMKRITDAHTPSGLTVNLTLYYMLSCSPAPLLSPSLSHREREQMEATLNYEDHCFSGHATMHAENLWPGQLSSVQQILQLADLWKLTLQKRGCKGLVKVGAPGILQGMVLSFGGLQFTENHLQFQADPEVLHNSYALHGIRYKNDHINLAVLVDAEGKPYLHVSLESRGQPVKIYACEAGCLHDPVELTSEPGGHTFSVMVTQPITPLLYISTDLTHLQDLRHTLHLKAILAHDEHMAQQDPGLPFLFWFSVASLITLFHLFLFKLIYNEYCGPGAKPLFRSKEDPSV